The Pelorhabdus rhamnosifermentans genome includes a window with the following:
- a CDS encoding MazG-like family protein yields the protein MFTPESDLLSKLKLMERLKAQLVIGTGQVFEALADYGEKSLLDALANLAITVYVLARRLGIDFASLEADMLTKLRQSGKRDSQLEKLFGDYSQLERYLKQKR from the coding sequence GTGTTTACACCTGAATCAGATTTGCTGAGCAAACTCAAATTAATGGAGCGGCTCAAAGCGCAGCTTGTTATTGGCACGGGTCAAGTGTTTGAAGCCCTTGCTGATTATGGAGAAAAATCTTTGTTAGATGCTTTAGCTAATTTGGCTATTACTGTCTATGTACTTGCTAGACGGCTCGGTATCGATTTTGCTTCGCTTGAAGCGGATATGCTAACGAAATTAAGGCAATCAGGCAAGCGTGACAGTCAACTTGAAAAGCTATTTGGTGATTATAGCCAACTTGAGCGTTATTTAAAACAGAAGAGGTGA
- the tatC gene encoding twin-arginine translocase subunit TatC, translating to MKIAQQEEVCAESFAGAAEGVMSLVDHLQEFRQRLIKVIIAIVIASSCSYIFSADIVAWMTQPAGKLYYMHPAEAFFTYMKVAVVVGFLITLPVTMYQVWAFLLPALKKREKHTATFFMLASVVLFVLGLVFAYFFALPAGVRFMLGFESDNLQPLFSIGDYVSFVLSFLLPFGLIFELPLFILVAAHFGLVSGEFLKAKRKAVLVLAFIVGAILSPTPDILSQTLVAVPLMVLYELSHLIVRYILHK from the coding sequence ATGAAAATAGCGCAGCAGGAAGAAGTTTGTGCTGAGAGTTTTGCCGGGGCTGCAGAGGGCGTCATGTCTCTTGTGGATCATTTGCAGGAATTCAGGCAACGGCTCATTAAAGTCATCATTGCCATCGTGATTGCCAGTAGTTGCAGCTATATTTTTTCAGCCGATATTGTTGCTTGGATGACTCAACCGGCGGGTAAGCTGTATTATATGCATCCTGCTGAGGCTTTTTTTACTTATATGAAAGTTGCTGTTGTTGTTGGTTTCTTGATTACTTTACCTGTGACAATGTATCAAGTCTGGGCCTTCCTGTTACCCGCTTTAAAAAAACGGGAAAAACACACTGCCACCTTCTTCATGCTTGCTTCAGTAGTGCTTTTTGTGCTTGGTTTGGTTTTTGCTTACTTCTTTGCCCTGCCAGCTGGTGTTCGTTTTATGTTAGGCTTTGAAAGTGATAATTTGCAGCCCCTCTTTTCGATTGGTGATTACGTATCTTTTGTCCTGTCTTTTTTGTTACCTTTTGGACTTATTTTTGAATTGCCGCTGTTTATTCTTGTGGCTGCTCACTTTGGTTTGGTTAGTGGTGAGTTTTTGAAAGCCAAACGGAAAGCTGTTTTGGTGTTGGCTTTCATAGTAGGAGCCATCTTGTCACCTACACCGGATATTCTTTCACAGACACTTGTGGCTGTGCCATTGATGGTCCTCTATGAATTGAGTCATTTGATTGTCCGTTATATTTTGCACAAATAA
- a CDS encoding methyl-accepting chemotaxis protein, translated as MKFLHLSQTSIRTKLIVLFIGMITATGILLSGTNLYSLYNSIYRDNEVNLRNQSAQLSHAVDAYTSCLISSGQAIAENPLIASNDYNAAQQELAGYAKTIPGVYSLMVADAQGSVINLYPFDAKQLHSTRADRDYFKAVMATGQPQISDVLISNSTGQASIVFAYPIKDKENHVFRVLIQGVKVNYLQAMISQTLIGKTGYASIIAPSGKYVAHKNEQLVLDGKPIQADVQNLMKTAKSTTAEITNEAGTKEAIALNPIESTGWSVMVNIPKQELFESFYHSFTSSLLILIVLLLILSFLSWHLLKKMLQPLFHIMNVVKKLGNGDLTQRLSLKTSDELGQLADAVNQTIDELRRITAQVLLHAEQLSDSSQQVTDSSEQSAQAATQVAQSITNIANTIENETQEIHATTSVVGKMTLSINAVATASSTAAQSSKETAGAADNGKETIENVITQMNNIESAVKKSTGVVTNLGQRSQEIGQIIDTISNIASQTNLLALNAAIEAARAGEQGRGFAVVAEEVRKLAEQSQAAAKQIAELIAEIQSDTNNAVTAMNDQNIEVHAGKEAVDLAGDIFKKITTVSQETLKQVQEISASIQQIAGDGSQVARSMEAITTASGKTSSHTQTVSAATQEQTAAIQEIAASSHTLSQFAIDLKEIVAVFKLQ; from the coding sequence ATGAAATTCTTACACTTAAGCCAAACAAGTATTAGAACAAAACTCATTGTACTGTTCATCGGTATGATTACAGCTACAGGCATCTTACTTAGCGGCACAAATCTGTACAGTCTTTACAATTCCATTTACCGCGATAATGAAGTAAATCTAAGGAATCAGTCGGCTCAATTATCACATGCTGTAGACGCCTACACTTCCTGTTTAATAAGTTCGGGTCAAGCAATCGCTGAAAATCCCCTCATTGCCAGTAATGATTATAATGCCGCCCAGCAAGAACTCGCCGGGTATGCTAAGACCATTCCAGGTGTTTATAGCTTAATGGTTGCTGACGCCCAAGGCTCCGTTATCAACTTGTATCCATTTGACGCCAAGCAACTCCACTCCACACGAGCTGATCGTGACTATTTTAAAGCCGTTATGGCCACAGGACAGCCGCAAATCAGTGATGTTCTTATTTCCAATTCAACCGGGCAGGCAAGTATCGTTTTTGCCTATCCGATTAAAGATAAAGAAAACCATGTCTTTCGTGTGCTCATTCAAGGTGTAAAAGTAAATTATTTGCAAGCCATGATTAGTCAGACACTTATTGGAAAGACAGGTTATGCCAGCATTATTGCACCATCAGGAAAATATGTGGCACACAAGAATGAACAACTCGTATTAGATGGAAAGCCCATTCAAGCCGATGTGCAAAATTTAATGAAAACAGCTAAATCTACAACTGCTGAAATTACAAATGAAGCAGGTACAAAAGAGGCCATTGCCTTAAATCCCATCGAATCAACAGGTTGGTCAGTTATGGTAAACATCCCCAAGCAAGAACTTTTTGAAAGCTTCTATCACAGCTTCACTTCTTCATTACTTATTTTAATTGTATTGCTACTTATTTTATCCTTCCTATCATGGCACCTGTTAAAAAAAATGCTCCAACCATTATTTCATATTATGAACGTAGTAAAAAAATTAGGTAACGGTGATTTAACACAAAGACTATCACTCAAAACCTCTGATGAACTCGGCCAGCTAGCAGACGCCGTTAATCAAACCATTGACGAACTGCGCCGTATTACAGCCCAGGTACTGCTTCATGCCGAACAATTATCTGATTCTTCTCAACAAGTAACAGATAGTTCTGAACAATCAGCGCAAGCCGCTACACAAGTAGCTCAATCGATAACAAATATTGCTAATACGATCGAAAACGAAACGCAAGAAATTCACGCAACAACAAGTGTCGTGGGAAAAATGACGCTGAGTATTAACGCAGTTGCAACCGCCTCCTCCACAGCAGCACAAAGTTCGAAGGAAACAGCTGGAGCTGCCGATAATGGCAAAGAGACCATTGAAAACGTCATTACCCAAATGAATAATATTGAAAGTGCTGTAAAAAAATCAACAGGTGTTGTCACGAATTTAGGACAACGCTCGCAAGAAATTGGTCAAATTATCGATACCATTTCGAATATTGCCAGTCAAACCAACCTACTCGCTTTAAATGCAGCAATTGAAGCGGCTCGCGCGGGTGAACAAGGCCGTGGTTTTGCTGTCGTTGCTGAAGAAGTGCGCAAGCTTGCCGAACAGTCACAAGCAGCCGCCAAACAAATTGCTGAACTTATCGCTGAAATACAGTCTGATACAAATAATGCCGTAACAGCTATGAATGATCAAAATATTGAAGTACATGCAGGGAAGGAAGCTGTCGATCTCGCTGGTGACATCTTTAAAAAAATTACTACCGTTTCTCAGGAAACCCTCAAGCAAGTACAAGAAATTTCTGCTTCCATTCAGCAAATTGCTGGAGATGGTTCACAGGTGGCTAGATCCATGGAGGCCATTACAACAGCCAGTGGAAAAACATCCAGCCATACTCAAACCGTATCAGCTGCTACACAAGAACAAACAGCAGCCATCCAGGAAATTGCCGCATCCAGTCATACGCTCTCACAATTTGCTATCGATTTAAAAGAAATTGTTGCTGTATTTAAATTACAATAG
- the rplI gene encoding 50S ribosomal protein L9 codes for MKLILQQEVKKLGNKGDIIDVSEGYARNFLLPKKLAVVATSTNVNSAVQKKAAEERKSQQLLDEAKVMAAQLTKVSVTVEAKLGNGGKLFGSITAQDVADALKKQYNIELDKRKIEMKDPVKSLGVYQVTVKIHAEVTSQIEMKVVAKA; via the coding sequence ATGAAATTAATTCTACAACAAGAAGTGAAAAAACTTGGTAATAAGGGTGATATTATAGATGTATCTGAAGGCTATGCCCGCAATTTTTTATTACCGAAAAAATTAGCTGTTGTGGCTACATCTACAAACGTCAATTCAGCTGTGCAGAAGAAGGCGGCAGAAGAAAGAAAATCGCAGCAGTTGCTTGATGAAGCGAAGGTGATGGCGGCACAGCTCACGAAAGTGAGTGTTACTGTGGAAGCCAAGCTGGGTAACGGTGGTAAACTTTTTGGTTCTATTACAGCACAGGATGTGGCGGATGCTTTAAAAAAACAATATAATATTGAACTAGATAAACGAAAAATTGAAATGAAAGATCCTGTTAAGAGTTTAGGTGTTTATCAAGTAACCGTGAAAATTCACGCCGAAGTAACTTCTCAAATTGAAATGAAAGTCGTGGCAAAAGCATAA
- a CDS encoding YybS family protein has product MSSQSRSVTPMVEGGILSAVAIIFAFISAYLPVIGAFINFIWPVPIILLGVRHGYRYSVMATVVAGLLIALLMHPMQAVTVVVGFGLIGIALGHSFRNNHSPVKTIFIGSVASLVSKIAVLAITAAVMGYNPLSMETESFQAAISQVLDFYRSAGYSEEDLAKTAQTMTTIVDIVKVIFPAGFVLASFFDTFFNYWLAKKVLKRLGYSYSAFPPFRQWCLPRWVVVIFLVGLAMLLFGKSNQNDLIYNIGMNIEVSGSVLLLIQGLALFYYLAEKYNLSRFVRGIILVLILTNGLFTQIVIIVGAFDAVVDYRQLRLLRLK; this is encoded by the coding sequence ATGAGTTCTCAGTCTCGTTCAGTAACTCCCATGGTAGAAGGGGGGATTCTTTCTGCTGTAGCGATAATTTTCGCCTTTATTAGCGCTTACTTGCCTGTTATTGGTGCATTTATCAATTTTATATGGCCTGTTCCGATTATTTTGCTTGGCGTAAGGCATGGCTATCGTTATAGTGTAATGGCCACAGTTGTGGCAGGATTGCTCATTGCCTTATTAATGCATCCTATGCAAGCTGTAACTGTTGTTGTTGGGTTTGGTCTTATTGGTATTGCCTTAGGTCATTCTTTCCGAAACAACCATTCACCAGTAAAGACTATCTTTATTGGTTCAGTGGCCTCGCTTGTATCAAAAATTGCCGTGCTTGCCATTACTGCCGCTGTGATGGGTTACAATCCCCTTAGTATGGAAACAGAATCTTTTCAAGCAGCCATCAGTCAAGTACTTGATTTTTATCGGTCCGCGGGCTATAGTGAGGAAGATTTAGCTAAGACAGCCCAGACCATGACAACTATTGTGGATATTGTGAAAGTGATTTTTCCAGCCGGATTTGTCTTGGCATCTTTTTTTGATACATTTTTTAATTATTGGCTGGCTAAGAAAGTACTAAAAAGACTGGGCTATAGCTATTCCGCTTTTCCTCCTTTTCGTCAGTGGTGTTTGCCACGATGGGTTGTGGTAATCTTTTTAGTCGGACTTGCCATGCTGTTGTTTGGCAAATCGAATCAGAATGACTTAATTTATAATATCGGCATGAATATTGAAGTATCAGGCAGTGTGCTGCTTCTTATACAGGGATTGGCGTTATTTTACTACCTTGCCGAGAAATACAATTTGTCAAGATTTGTACGGGGGATTATACTAGTCTTAATACTAACAAACGGTCTTTTTACGCAGATTGTTATTATTGTTGGAGCTTTTGATGCTGTTGTCGATTATAGGCAACTGCGATTGCTCCGTCTGAAGTAA
- a CDS encoding single-stranded DNA-binding protein, whose product MNKVILVGRLAQDPEVRYTQTGKAVASFSLAVNRYAGQGQTEADFIPIVAWEKLAEICGNNLTKGQRILIEGRLTIRSYEANDGQKRRVAEVIAQNMEFLEKKQSHSSAESTGGNSFDAKSFGKEVFPEEEIPF is encoded by the coding sequence ATGAATAAGGTTATATTAGTTGGTCGCCTTGCACAAGATCCTGAAGTGCGTTATACGCAGACAGGCAAGGCCGTAGCATCTTTTTCTTTAGCTGTCAATCGCTATGCAGGCCAAGGACAAACCGAGGCAGACTTTATACCCATCGTAGCATGGGAGAAACTAGCCGAAATTTGTGGCAACAATCTTACCAAAGGACAAAGAATATTAATCGAAGGACGTCTTACCATTCGTTCTTATGAAGCGAATGATGGTCAGAAACGTCGTGTTGCTGAAGTAATTGCTCAGAACATGGAGTTCTTGGAGAAAAAGCAGTCACATAGTTCTGCTGAATCAACAGGCGGTAATTCATTTGATGCCAAATCCTTTGGCAAAGAAGTCTTCCCTGAAGAAGAAATACCATTTTAA
- a CDS encoding Sec-independent protein translocase subunit TatA/TatB, protein MFNLGMSELVLILVIALVVFGPGKLPEVGKAIGKGIQEFKQATTNPGSEAVVKAETKSLISEPKTLEEHK, encoded by the coding sequence ATGTTTAATTTGGGTATGTCTGAACTTGTATTAATTTTGGTTATTGCTTTAGTTGTTTTTGGTCCTGGTAAGCTTCCTGAAGTAGGGAAAGCTATCGGCAAGGGAATCCAGGAGTTTAAGCAGGCTACGACCAATCCCGGCTCAGAAGCGGTCGTTAAGGCTGAAACCAAGTCTCTTATCAGCGAACCTAAGACACTGGAAGAGCACAAGTGA
- a CDS encoding twin-arginine translocation signal domain-containing protein — translation MSELFSNLNLDCNRRDFIKKSSGAMAALAFASLPITVQAAPLRVTSLSLPECLNLDPVTMARKSPCIQAAYQYILTVANEIQNEDLRIRTLEILNNPAPTLMELYPAYREKERVKQQLVSAGYIASDAQYEDFLPPYTTLEQSVIPFYAAPGSGYYSHHAYPGGLATHVAVNVKASLGFFNAYKDIYFLPMDRDIVLGAQLLHDLHKPWVFQWQENGVSRTEYTIAGTGQHHILSIAELIHRNFPPQLIVALACAHNHPGTDNDEHDVVNWLKAASILAGKDPVDVGLLSSTGKTLPLPRRTEGFLVHLGDHDFVLAGAASKWMVAKLGDIAKAEYSFTEADLKTSRFYAFRNYVFSQVTLDQLYLIWTIKGDEALIDMVKSIVNV, via the coding sequence ATGAGTGAGTTGTTTTCGAATCTTAATTTAGATTGTAATCGTCGTGATTTTATCAAAAAGTCATCGGGTGCAATGGCAGCATTAGCTTTTGCTTCGTTGCCGATTACGGTTCAGGCGGCGCCATTAAGGGTAACTAGTTTGTCACTACCAGAATGTCTCAATCTTGATCCGGTGACGATGGCAAGAAAATCACCTTGTATTCAAGCGGCATATCAGTACATATTAACCGTGGCTAATGAGATTCAAAATGAAGATTTACGTATACGTACGTTGGAAATTTTAAATAATCCCGCGCCAACGTTAATGGAACTTTACCCTGCTTATAGGGAAAAAGAAAGGGTGAAACAACAGTTAGTGTCTGCCGGGTATATAGCTTCCGACGCTCAATATGAAGATTTTTTACCTCCTTATACGACGTTGGAACAATCAGTTATTCCTTTTTATGCGGCACCAGGCAGCGGCTATTATAGTCATCATGCCTATCCGGGTGGATTAGCTACGCATGTTGCTGTTAATGTAAAAGCCTCGCTCGGATTTTTTAATGCTTACAAGGACATTTATTTTTTGCCGATGGATCGGGACATTGTTTTGGGCGCACAATTACTCCATGATCTTCACAAGCCGTGGGTTTTCCAATGGCAGGAAAACGGTGTATCTCGTACGGAATATACGATTGCAGGGACAGGTCAGCACCATATTTTGAGTATTGCGGAATTGATTCATCGTAATTTTCCACCCCAATTAATTGTGGCTCTTGCTTGTGCCCATAATCATCCCGGTACGGACAATGACGAGCATGACGTGGTGAATTGGCTTAAAGCGGCGTCCATTTTAGCTGGAAAAGACCCCGTAGATGTTGGCTTATTGTCGTCGACGGGCAAAACTTTGCCTCTGCCGCGTCGTACAGAAGGTTTTCTTGTCCATCTAGGTGATCATGACTTTGTTTTGGCTGGAGCAGCGTCCAAGTGGATGGTCGCGAAATTGGGCGATATTGCTAAAGCTGAATATTCTTTTACTGAAGCAGATCTTAAGACTTCCCGATTTTATGCTTTTCGTAATTATGTGTTTTCCCAAGTTACTTTGGACCAATTGTACTTGATTTGGACGATAAAAGGAGATGAGGCATTAATCGATATGGTGAAGTCCATCGTGAATGTATAA
- a CDS encoding metallophosphoesterase: MEERKSLFELFTEHQQCMNRRSFLKTCGASMLLASLPVNIMQAFAEEKVEIHSGATPDHVMLSWTMDPKTTQTVVWRAADSNAKGTIQWVKTEEFKHSSWEHADKAVATNDILHTEFGDVTVQYATIEGLKPSTHYMYRVQDGKDWSDPCDFVTQPSAKQPFKFLVFGDSQSGLPKNPEYGPWRTTIHNAYQAHSDAVFFMVVGDLVEVGQDYRHWNNWYAAAKDVAEKIPHMAVPGNHETYDVPEENHSVKPIYYTKQNKLPANGPDALIGQVYSFDYGDVHFSILDSQADEEGQYVPNMLQLEAEWLDNDLAATNQKWKIVLFHKTPYYNKAVRANEKLKAVILPVIDKHHVDVVINGHDHGYSRTYPIYQDSFVDSPAQGTVYIVAGRSGNKFYTDLSQKIWDAFFHDPQAEPNYLVVEAMGDQLVINAYTQSGELIERYSIDKVSGKDSPLTMLPERSQQPRLVIWGNMLQTPLLSAVPQKIADAWHVPLRAFFEFIGASVDIMGGGRIAVKYQKTNLIFQMNDTQVIVNDQPSVLQYPLATVQGATLIAAEDLKKLLGFGYRYDAKLNMLFLAK; encoded by the coding sequence GTGGAAGAAAGAAAAAGTCTATTTGAATTGTTTACGGAGCATCAACAGTGTATGAATCGACGGTCTTTTCTTAAAACATGTGGAGCCTCTATGCTTCTAGCTAGTTTGCCTGTAAATATTATGCAGGCTTTTGCTGAAGAAAAGGTTGAAATTCACTCAGGTGCAACGCCAGATCATGTGATGTTGTCGTGGACTATGGACCCTAAAACAACACAGACGGTTGTTTGGCGTGCCGCAGATAGCAACGCAAAAGGAACAATCCAATGGGTTAAAACAGAAGAATTCAAGCATTCTTCATGGGAGCATGCAGACAAAGCCGTGGCAACGAATGATATTTTACATACTGAATTCGGCGATGTAACCGTTCAATATGCTACAATTGAAGGTTTAAAACCAAGTACTCATTATATGTATCGTGTACAAGACGGAAAAGACTGGAGTGACCCCTGTGATTTTGTTACTCAGCCGTCTGCAAAGCAGCCTTTTAAATTTCTGGTTTTTGGTGATTCTCAAAGCGGATTGCCTAAAAATCCCGAATATGGACCTTGGCGGACAACGATTCATAATGCTTATCAGGCCCATTCGGATGCGGTTTTTTTCATGGTGGTAGGTGATCTTGTTGAGGTGGGACAAGACTACAGACATTGGAACAACTGGTATGCTGCTGCAAAAGATGTAGCTGAGAAAATTCCACATATGGCGGTACCTGGTAATCATGAAACTTATGATGTACCGGAAGAAAATCATTCTGTGAAACCCATTTATTATACCAAGCAAAACAAATTACCTGCCAATGGCCCGGATGCTTTAATCGGACAAGTGTATTCTTTCGATTATGGCGATGTTCATTTTTCTATTTTGGATAGTCAAGCCGATGAAGAAGGGCAATATGTACCAAATATGCTTCAGCTTGAAGCCGAATGGCTTGACAACGATTTGGCAGCAACGAATCAAAAATGGAAAATTGTCTTATTCCATAAAACACCCTACTATAACAAAGCTGTGCGGGCCAATGAAAAGCTAAAAGCAGTGATACTACCTGTTATTGATAAACATCATGTCGATGTTGTCATCAATGGTCATGACCATGGTTACTCTCGTACCTATCCGATATATCAGGATTCTTTTGTAGATAGTCCGGCTCAAGGTACGGTCTATATTGTAGCGGGACGCAGCGGAAATAAATTTTATACCGATTTATCACAAAAAATCTGGGATGCCTTTTTTCATGATCCTCAGGCTGAACCGAATTACCTTGTTGTTGAGGCTATGGGCGATCAATTAGTTATTAATGCTTACACGCAAAGTGGGGAGCTTATTGAGCGGTATAGTATTGATAAAGTCAGTGGGAAGGATTCGCCCTTGACGATGCTTCCTGAACGCTCTCAGCAACCACGGTTGGTTATCTGGGGGAATATGCTTCAAACGCCGCTCCTGAGTGCTGTACCACAAAAAATAGCCGATGCATGGCATGTTCCTTTGCGGGCCTTTTTTGAATTTATTGGTGCTTCCGTCGATATAATGGGTGGAGGGCGAATTGCCGTAAAATATCAAAAAACTAACCTGATTTTCCAGATGAATGATACGCAAGTGATTGTGAATGACCAACCTTCGGTTCTTCAATACCCTTTGGCTACTGTTCAGGGGGCAACGCTTATTGCCGCAGAAGATTTAAAAAAATTACTAGGCTTTGGTTATCGCTATGATGCTAAATTGAATATGCTATTTTTGGCAAAATAA
- a CDS encoding DHH family phosphoesterase, with translation MSQGPSSWFDTRIYLAVAAALLAIILFYNQYVAVLGAVLLYALYCYGRERHLERQHALAVYMESMTGHIDEACLYALQGLPVAIALIDEEGLIHWCNHVLTEWSNNQGRAGENIFDFWPDLPVDRLKDNAGSFIFAVDNKKYHVQYRITGEGDRPLRLFYLTDITETEILRTKVRDLMPVFAYIQIDNYVDVLKGLNETQKTAILAEVNQKLVEWMTELNGFLKKYSEELYIGVFNHHALEKLLQDRFDILDKVRDIHGGNKIPLTLSMGVAADESSIAALDQRAQAGLDLALGRGGDQASVHIAGKMQFYGGKTKAVEKNTRVKARIVAQAIRDTISDAELVLVMGHLAEDFDSLGAALGVAKMARILNKPVHIIMSPTSLAVNKLMDLVPEYKEYENLLITPEQASALIIPHTLAFVVDTHRPEMTAAPDVLTKVSKTIVIDHHRRSESFIRNSLLVYLEPSASSTSELVTELLMYFDDNVDLTRLEASGLYAGIIVDTKHFTVQTGVRTFEAASYLRRSGADPSIVRHLFRMDFESIRSRALIMNNTEMYPGGIVIAICPDNIKEAQVVAAQTADLLLSIEGVNASFVLISGDDGVGISARSEGDINVQLIMEALGGGGHQLVAGVKVKGFTVDEVKSKLLTIVDQYLEESESHEINSTTRSEKTW, from the coding sequence ATGTCACAAGGCCCATCTTCTTGGTTTGATACAAGGATTTATCTTGCTGTAGCAGCAGCGCTACTTGCAATCATCCTGTTTTATAACCAGTATGTTGCAGTGCTGGGAGCTGTTTTACTCTATGCTCTGTATTGTTATGGTAGGGAAAGACATCTCGAACGGCAACATGCACTTGCAGTTTATATGGAATCCATGACTGGACATATCGATGAAGCTTGTCTTTACGCTCTTCAGGGGCTGCCTGTAGCTATTGCCCTTATTGATGAAGAGGGATTGATTCATTGGTGCAATCATGTTTTAACAGAGTGGTCCAATAATCAAGGCCGGGCTGGCGAGAATATTTTCGATTTTTGGCCAGATTTGCCTGTGGATCGTCTGAAAGATAACGCAGGTTCCTTTATTTTTGCCGTGGATAACAAGAAATATCATGTGCAGTATCGTATTACTGGAGAAGGTGACAGGCCACTTAGATTGTTTTATCTGACAGATATTACAGAAACTGAGATACTTCGCACGAAGGTGCGCGATTTAATGCCTGTTTTCGCTTATATTCAAATTGATAACTATGTTGACGTACTCAAAGGTTTGAATGAAACACAAAAAACGGCTATTCTAGCTGAAGTGAATCAAAAACTTGTCGAGTGGATGACGGAACTCAATGGGTTTTTAAAGAAATACAGTGAAGAACTTTATATCGGTGTATTTAATCATCACGCTCTAGAAAAGTTGCTTCAGGATCGCTTTGATATTTTGGATAAGGTGCGGGATATTCATGGCGGAAATAAAATCCCATTGACATTAAGTATGGGTGTTGCTGCCGATGAGTCGTCTATTGCAGCTCTTGATCAAAGAGCGCAAGCGGGTCTGGATTTGGCTTTGGGCCGTGGCGGGGATCAGGCTTCTGTTCATATTGCAGGAAAAATGCAATTCTATGGAGGTAAGACCAAAGCGGTTGAAAAAAATACTCGCGTCAAGGCTCGGATTGTGGCGCAGGCAATTCGTGACACCATTTCGGATGCTGAGCTTGTGCTTGTTATGGGTCACTTAGCCGAAGATTTTGATTCGCTGGGAGCGGCGTTGGGTGTTGCAAAAATGGCGCGTATTTTAAACAAGCCTGTTCATATTATTATGAGTCCTACGAGTTTAGCTGTGAATAAGTTAATGGATCTTGTGCCGGAATATAAAGAGTATGAAAACTTACTGATTACGCCGGAACAAGCATCTGCGCTCATTATTCCTCATACCTTAGCGTTCGTTGTTGACACGCATCGTCCGGAAATGACGGCAGCGCCAGATGTTTTAACAAAGGTTTCCAAGACCATTGTCATTGATCACCATCGGCGCAGTGAATCTTTTATTCGTAATTCCCTGTTAGTTTATTTGGAGCCTTCTGCTTCTTCTACAAGCGAGCTTGTAACAGAACTACTCATGTATTTTGATGATAATGTTGATTTAACCCGTTTGGAAGCATCTGGTCTTTATGCGGGAATTATTGTTGATACGAAGCATTTTACTGTGCAGACAGGTGTTCGAACTTTTGAGGCGGCTTCTTATCTCAGGCGTAGCGGGGCGGATCCTTCTATTGTTCGTCATCTCTTCCGCATGGATTTTGAGTCCATTCGTTCCCGTGCCCTGATCATGAATAATACAGAAATGTATCCTGGCGGTATTGTGATTGCCATCTGTCCCGATAACATTAAAGAGGCACAGGTTGTTGCCGCTCAGACGGCAGATCTGCTGCTTAGTATTGAAGGAGTGAATGCTAGTTTTGTGCTGATCAGTGGCGACGATGGCGTTGGCATTAGTGCTCGTTCGGAAGGTGATATTAATGTACAACTCATTATGGAAGCACTCGGCGGCGGTGGTCATCAACTTGTTGCCGGAGTTAAAGTAAAGGGTTTTACAGTAGATGAAGTGAAAAGTAAGTTATTAACTATTGTTGATCAATATTTGGAGGAGAGTGAATCACATGAAATTAATTCTACAACAAGAAGTGAAAAAACTTGGTAA
- the rpsF gene encoding 30S ribosomal protein S6 yields MRKYEVVFIFKVLEEEATNTVVTKFENLIKNNGGEIEKIDRWGKKRLAYEIKDMTDGYYVLVHFNAEPATVKELDRVAKITEEVLKHMIVKVDEK; encoded by the coding sequence GTGAGAAAATACGAAGTCGTGTTTATTTTTAAAGTGCTTGAAGAAGAGGCAACAAATACGGTTGTAACCAAATTTGAAAACCTCATTAAAAACAACGGCGGTGAAATCGAGAAGATTGACCGTTGGGGGAAAAAACGTTTAGCCTATGAAATTAAAGATATGACAGATGGTTACTACGTTTTAGTACATTTCAATGCGGAACCGGCAACGGTAAAAGAACTCGATCGTGTGGCTAAAATTACTGAAGAAGTATTGAAGCACATGATTGTTAAAGTAGACGAGAAATAA
- the rpsR gene encoding 30S ribosomal protein S18, whose protein sequence is MKRERGRKPKKKVCSFCVDKIQTIDYKDVPRLRRYTTERGKILPRRISGNCAKHQRQLTTAIKRARNIALLPFTAE, encoded by the coding sequence GTGAAGCGCGAAAGAGGCAGAAAGCCAAAGAAAAAGGTTTGTAGTTTCTGTGTTGATAAAATTCAGACTATTGATTATAAAGATGTGCCGAGACTTCGCCGTTATACGACAGAACGCGGTAAGATTTTACCTCGTCGTATTTCTGGTAACTGTGCCAAACATCAACGTCAATTGACAACAGCAATTAAACGGGCTCGTAATATTGCATTACTGCCGTTTACAGCAGAATAA